Proteins from a genomic interval of Zingiber officinale cultivar Zhangliang chromosome 2A, Zo_v1.1, whole genome shotgun sequence:
- the LOC122042774 gene encoding uncharacterized protein LOC122042774, which translates to MEQGEPALVPQWYKVANGSASTNGLRTSSSKRFDENGVGLSPRNRLLDDQERNLRRSLSSNGCVVREKGNSGRSQAYSSFRRSRDRNQDKDFDFRDRENKLHSLDNEFEYHDSAIGVRSEEHALRRSQSFVAGRQVESWPKKLGSSGNNNSPSRGSTIGSIGKTSFDKEFPSLRVEGKQGFSDAVVVSPLGLRTAVQSLPTGSPVIIGTSALAQVPVKVETDGSINSPVLQASTVNHASTPGSSMPGLNMAEALTQAPSQVSETPQLLINSQRIEELTLRKCKQLIPMTPSLPKALNGGNLSDKAKSKVARGGDFTSLTKAGQLLHVNQTIRSPTNSDVAKTSSVGNFQVLNREKNGITSVAKDGQGLSKIVNPVGPILSSAFLPSKVSTDQNVNIDKNTGDRKILSQAQNRNAFFNLLRKKSSNNSSTISVPSSLEPTLSAEKSNGEQQHNTFPVNMMKNNLPSVSAGFDGPTDIGSMNLDFCASDQSERSFADDNVETNLNSDNVVDPEEEAFLRSLGWDKNGWEEALTAEEIDDFLKKYEKQRPLKIVPEYIDGSNSSGAET; encoded by the exons ATGGAGCAAGGTGAGCCAGCGTTGGTTCCGCAGTGGTACAAGGTTGCAAACGGGAGTGCATCAACCAATGGCCTGCGAACCAGTTCATCCAAACGTTTTG ATGAAAATGGTGTGGGACTTAGCCCAAGGAATAGATTACTAGACGACCAAGAGAGGAATCTGCGCCGGAGCTTGAGCTCGAATGGTTGTGTAGTTCGTGAGAAAGGTAATTCTGGCAGATCTCAGGCTTACAGTAGTTTCAGGAGATCTCGGGATAGGAACCAGGATAAGGATTTTGATTTCCGTGACAGAGAAAACAAGTTGCATTCGCTTGACAATGAATTTGAATATCATGATTCAGCAATAGGAGTTAGGTCTGAAGAACATGCCTTAAGGCGGTCTCAATCTTTTGTAGCAGGAAGGCAAGTTGAGTCTTGGCCAAAAAAGCTTGGAAGTAGTGGAAATAACAATTCTCCATCTAGGGGAAGTACTATTGGAAGTATCGGCAAAACCTCATTTGACAAAGAGTTCCCATCTCTTCGAGTTGAAGGAAAGCAAGGCTTCTCAGATGCAGTTGTTGTGTCACCTCTTGGTCTTAGAACTGCTGTTCAGAGTCTTCCTACTGGCTCTCCTGTCATAATTGGAACTTCAGCCCTGGCACAAGTACCAGTCAAAGTTGAAACTGATGGAAGTATAAACTCACCTGTTCTACAGGCTTCTACAGTCAATCATGCATCTACACCAGGAAGCAGTATGCCAGGATTAAACATGGCAGAGGCATTGACTCAAGCACCATCTCAAGTTAGTGAAACTCCACAG TTGCTCATAAACTCTCAAAGGATTGAGGAACTCACTCTTCGGAAATGCAAGCAGCTGATACCCATGACACCTTCATTGCCTAAAGCCTTG AATGGCGGCAACCTGTCAGATAAGGCAAAATCTAAAGTTGCAAGAGGTGGGGATTTTACTTCTCTTACCAAGGCTGGCCAACTGTTGCACGTGAACCAAACTATTCGGTCGCCAACTAATTCTGATGTTGCAAAGACATCTTCAGTGGGGAATTTTCAGGTTCTTAACCGAGAGAAGAATGGCATCACCTCCGTTGCTAAAGATGGTCAAGGTCTAAGCAAGATTGTGAACCCCGTTGGTCCCATCTTGTCTTCTGCATTTCTTCCTTCAAAGGTCTCAACTGACCAGAATGTTAACATCGACAAGAATACAGGGGATAGAAAAATCCTTTCTCAAGCTCAAAATAGGAATGCCTTCTTCAATTTGCTAAGGAAGAAATCTTCAAATAATTCAAGTACTATCTCAGTGCCAAGCTCACTCGAACCAACACTGAGTGCAGAAAAGTCAAATGGAGAGCAACAGCACAACACCTTCCCTGTTAATATGATGAAAAATAACCTTCCATCAGTATCTGCTGGTTTTGATGGACCAACAGATATTGGAAGTATGAATCTAGATTTTTGTGCTTCAGATCAATCTGAGAGATCTTTTGCTGATGACAATGTAGAAACTAATCTCAACTCAGACAATGTTGTCGATCCTGAGGAGGAAGCCTTCTTACGGTCCCTTGGATGGGACAAAAATGGCTGGGAGGAAGCTCTGACTGCGGAGGAGATTGATGACTTTCTTAAGAAG TATGAGAAGCAGAGACCACTGAAGATTGTGCCCGAGTATATAGACGGAAGCAACTCGTCTGGTGCTGAAACTTGA